The Ranitomeya imitator isolate aRanImi1 chromosome 3, aRanImi1.pri, whole genome shotgun sequence genome has a window encoding:
- the LOC138672599 gene encoding protein c-ets-2-B-like, translated as MTEFEIRNMDQVAPVYNMHRGILKRQLAFDNVNLSASIFTGLYSVYDAYEEEQAVPTGLDSLSHDSGSCELPLLTPCSKAVMSQALKATFNGFTKEQRRLCIPNNPWLWNQTQVCQWLSWAVTEFSLENLNFQKFIMTGQDLCNLGKERFLELAPDFVGDILWEHLEQMMKEQEKVQDQYIDSSSHHTSSQWISNDSLRFNMEPLHCVSQVHGYPKTEMYNDLCPVTRVTQVPSLLPVKQEFQNYSCMKSMGNNYSSLSHDYGQSNMNVLLSSLTSVKSMDRDSVDSGTESFEGSDSMLQSWTSQSSLVDMQRVPSYESFEEDASQSLCLNKPSMSFKDYVQDRNDPVEQGKPVIPAAILAGFTGSGPIQLWQFLLELLTDKSCQPFISWTGDGWEFKLTDPDEVARRWGKRKNKPKMNYEKLSRGLRYYYDKNIIHKTSGKRYVYRFVCDLHNLLGYTAEELHAMLGVQPDTDE; from the exons ATGACTGAGTTTGAAATCCGAAACATGGATCAGGTGGCGCCAGTTTACAACATGCATCGGGGAATACTGAAG CGGCAGCTGGCATTTGACAACGTAAACCTGTCGGCATCAATATTCACTGGATTGTACTCCGTGTACGATGCTTACGAAGAAGAGCAGGCCGTGCCTACAGGCTTGGACTCCTTATCTCATG ATTCCGGAAGCTGCGAATTGCCTCTCTTGACCCCATGCAGCAAGGCCGTAATGAGTCAGGCATTGAAGGCAACCTTCAACGGGTTTACAAAGGAACAGCGGCGGCTCTGTATTCCCAACA ATCCGTGGTTGTGGAATCAGACTCAAGTGTGCCAGTGGCTCTCATGGGCAGTCACTGAATTTTCCTTGGAAAACTTGAATTTTCAGAAATTTATTATGACCGGACAAGATTTATGCAACCTAGGAAAAGAACGATTTTTAGAGCTGGCCCCGGACTTTGTTGGTGACATTCTCTGGGAGCATCTGGAACAAATGATGAAAG AACAAGAAAAGGTTCAGGATCAATATATTGACAGCTCCAGCCACCACACCAGCTCCCAATGGATAAGCAACGACTCGTTAA GATTCAATATGGAGCCTTTGCATTGTGTATCTCAAGTGCACGGTTACCCGAAAACAGAAATGTATAACGACCTTTGTCCAGTGACTCGGGTAACTCAGGTCCCAAGTCTCTTACCAGTGAAGCAAGAGTTTCAGAACTATTCATGCATGAAATCCATGGGAAATAATTACTCCTCTCTGAGCCACGACTATGGTCAAAGTAATATGAATGTTCTGCTGAGCTCTCTAACTTCTG TAAAATCCATGGACAGGGACTCTGTAGACAGTGGCACAGAAAGCTTTGAAGGCTCAGATTCGATGCTACAGTCATGGACAAGCCAGTCCTCCCTAGTAGACATGCAACGCGTTCCATCCTATGAAAGTTTCGAGGAAGACGCCAGCCAGTCGCTATGTTTAAACAAACCGTCTATGTCCTTTAAAGACTATGTTCAAGACCGAAACGATCCAGTGGAACAGGGAAAACCAGTTATCCCAGCCGCTATTCTAGCTGGTTTCACTG GGAGTGGACCAATTCAGCTTTGGCAGTTCTTGTTGGAATTATTGACTGACAAATCGTGTCAGCCCTTTATCAGCTGGACCGGAGACGGATGGGAATTCAAGCTCACTGACCCAGATGAG gtCGCTCGTCGCTGGGGAAAAAGGAAAAACAAACCTAAAATGAACTACGAGAAGCTAAGTAGAGGACTGAGATACTATTATGATAAGAACATTATTCACAAGACGTCAGGAAAACGTTATGTGTACCGATTTGTGTGCGACCTCCACAATTTGTTGGGGTACACGGCGGAGGAACTGCATGCTATGCTCGGCGTCCAGCCTGACACTGATGAATGA